A genomic window from Candidatus Andeanibacterium colombiense includes:
- a CDS encoding MFS transporter, translating into MAGSMLAARPHPFWSILSILLMFVFSGVAVQILPVAAPAIIADWRVAATALAAPVSAVLVGSAIGTVAGGVISDIIGRRPLIAGSILLLGVFMGLTAFATAPMHISLTMLVAGLAMGFFFSPGMALVAELSPVSRRPLAISLTVASLPLGLTLCSLTAATMLPVLGWKMLFLTGAALAVPCFLLFVCFVPESPGFLATKPARAAERERIEALLSLPVAETPSIEHSQASLGKRFAQLFTAAPVTTACLFVLFLTTNMFGNMALSWIPTAISDLGFSLAFSSGSLASWTTVTVLFTPAAGWLMGRLGLNLVCAVALVISGVAMTLMGAYASVEIGQPAISGMMAMSGLGCAGFVTAVYTLAATSFPDRLRASGIGISDAIGRVGGVLGAYFGVQFMAAGGPNGFFYLLGSLMAVSLVFLFVLERANRSAHRKVAALA; encoded by the coding sequence ATGGCTGGTTCAATGCTCGCGGCGCGGCCGCACCCGTTCTGGTCGATCCTGTCGATCCTGTTGATGTTCGTGTTCAGCGGGGTGGCGGTGCAGATCCTGCCGGTCGCCGCGCCCGCGATCATCGCCGACTGGCGTGTCGCGGCGACCGCGCTGGCTGCACCGGTTTCGGCCGTGCTGGTCGGATCGGCGATCGGCACGGTGGCGGGCGGGGTAATCTCCGACATCATCGGCCGCCGGCCGCTGATCGCGGGCAGCATCTTGCTGCTCGGCGTGTTCATGGGGCTGACCGCTTTCGCGACCGCGCCGATGCACATTAGCTTGACCATGCTTGTCGCGGGGCTGGCGATGGGGTTCTTCTTCTCGCCCGGGATGGCGCTGGTGGCCGAACTCTCGCCGGTCAGCCGCAGGCCGCTGGCGATCTCGCTCACGGTCGCGTCGCTGCCGCTCGGGCTCACGCTGTGCTCGCTCACCGCGGCGACGATGCTGCCGGTGCTCGGGTGGAAGATGCTGTTCCTGACCGGCGCCGCGCTCGCGGTTCCGTGCTTTCTGCTGTTCGTGTGCTTCGTGCCGGAGTCGCCCGGGTTCCTGGCGACCAAGCCCGCGCGCGCCGCGGAGCGCGAACGGATAGAGGCACTGCTGTCGCTGCCGGTGGCCGAAACGCCTTCGATCGAGCATTCCCAGGCCTCGCTGGGCAAGCGGTTCGCTCAGCTGTTCACCGCCGCCCCGGTCACCACCGCCTGCCTGTTCGTGCTGTTCCTGACGACCAACATGTTCGGCAATATGGCGCTCAGCTGGATTCCGACGGCGATCTCCGATCTCGGCTTCTCGCTTGCTTTCTCCAGCGGCTCTCTGGCGAGTTGGACTACCGTGACAGTGTTGTTTACCCCGGCGGCAGGCTGGCTAATGGGCCGCCTCGGTTTGAATCTGGTGTGCGCGGTTGCTCTGGTGATTTCCGGCGTCGCGATGACGTTGATGGGTGCCTATGCCTCGGTCGAGATCGGCCAGCCGGCGATCTCGGGGATGATGGCGATGTCCGGGCTGGGCTGCGCCGGTTTCGTGACCGCAGTCTATACCCTGGCGGCCACTTCGTTTCCGGACCGGCTGCGGGCGAGCGGAATCGGCATTTCGGATGCGATCGGGCGGGTCGGAGGGGTGCTGGGCGCCTATTTCGGGGTTCAGTTCATGGCGGCGGGCGGGCCGAACGGTTTCTTTTACCTGCTCGGCTCGTTGATGGCGGTATCGCTGGTATTTCTGTTCGTCCTCGAACGCGCGAACCGGTCGGCGCACAGAAAGGTGGCGGCGCTGGCCTGA
- a CDS encoding MFS transporter: protein MLAALTITFMFNFLDRQVLALLVTPIKRDLHLSDTQVGLLMGFAFVAFYAIAGIPLSRLIDRGSRKWILGLGLGFWSLMTIACGLAQNFVQLVLARVGLGVGESCNTPATYSLVADLYPRERLSRAISVINLGNVGGQGLALLLGGTLILGLAHAPTGEWPLVGGLKPWQLTFLILGLPGVVWALVMLVTLPEPQRHREIGREYEAPALRDVARFAARWRWLYLALVLGITIKAMLSFGASIWGPSLFERQFGWATGKPGLYLGLVSLAVMPFGLLAGGWLADLLQARGRDDANAIVLLWSTVLLTPFAILFPLMPSAPLALAMQGASLFFGAMGTGPGNAAIQVITPGRMRGTVTAFYVAAMNVIGNGLGPLSVAILTDRVFASEAMLGKSMAISAAALGPLGVLLCWVALKIYPHAVAAARARET from the coding sequence GTGCTCGCCGCGCTGACGATCACCTTCATGTTCAACTTCCTGGACAGGCAGGTGCTAGCGCTGCTGGTGACACCGATCAAGCGCGATCTCCACCTTAGCGACACTCAGGTCGGCTTGCTGATGGGCTTTGCCTTCGTCGCCTTTTACGCGATTGCCGGGATCCCCCTTTCGCGCCTGATCGACCGCGGATCTCGCAAGTGGATCCTCGGCCTCGGCCTCGGCTTCTGGAGTCTGATGACGATAGCCTGCGGCCTGGCCCAGAACTTCGTCCAGCTCGTCCTCGCCCGCGTCGGATTGGGTGTTGGCGAGAGCTGCAACACCCCGGCGACCTATTCGCTGGTTGCAGACCTCTATCCGCGTGAACGGCTGAGCCGGGCAATCTCGGTGATCAATCTCGGCAATGTCGGCGGACAGGGGCTTGCTCTGCTGCTGGGCGGCACGCTGATCCTGGGGCTGGCCCATGCGCCGACCGGCGAATGGCCGCTGGTCGGCGGGCTGAAGCCTTGGCAACTGACCTTCCTGATCCTGGGCCTGCCCGGGGTCGTCTGGGCGCTGGTAATGCTTGTCACCCTGCCCGAACCGCAGCGGCACCGCGAGATCGGCCGTGAATACGAGGCGCCGGCGCTGCGCGACGTGGCGCGCTTCGCCGCGCGCTGGCGCTGGCTCTATCTTGCGCTGGTGCTGGGCATCACGATCAAGGCGATGCTGTCATTCGGGGCCTCGATCTGGGGTCCGTCACTGTTCGAGCGCCAGTTCGGCTGGGCAACCGGCAAGCCCGGCCTGTATCTCGGGCTGGTCTCTCTGGCGGTGATGCCTTTCGGCCTGCTCGCCGGCGGCTGGCTGGCCGACCTGCTGCAAGCCCGCGGGCGCGACGATGCCAATGCAATCGTGTTGCTGTGGAGTACGGTGCTGCTCACGCCCTTCGCGATCCTGTTTCCTTTGATGCCCAGTGCCCCGCTGGCGCTGGCGATGCAGGGCGCAAGTCTCTTCTTCGGCGCGATGGGCACCGGACCCGGGAACGCGGCGATCCAGGTAATCACGCCCGGCAGGATGCGCGGCACGGTGACCGCCTTCTACGTCGCGGCGATGAATGTGATCGGCAACGGCCTCGGTCCGCTCTCCGTCGCGATACTGACCGACAGGGTGTTTGCGAGCGAAGCGATGCTGGGCAAGTCGATGGCGATCTCGGCCGCCGCGCTCGGCCCGCTTGGCGTGCTGCTCTGCTGGGTCGCGCTCAAGATCTACCCTCACGCGGTCGCCGCAGCGCGCGCCCGCGAAACCTGA
- a CDS encoding helix-turn-helix domain-containing protein, with protein sequence MNANEQRRLLGQFVRSHRERTAPDLVGRRRRTPGLRREELAARAGIGTTWCAWIEQGRDISVSAETLARLAAALALTPAERAYLFELAGRRDPAAPQPLSTSAAPEAVLGVVEALPYPAYGLDRLWNACCWNGAAEKLFAGWLGQGCQRNLLRYTFTVPSARDLLPDWEQRARRVLAEFRADCARMLDEPALDNLVQQLRHESALFANEWEAQTVMAREGGLRTFVHPEDGCLSYAQHTFSPAERPDYKLVVLAPCPDGRG encoded by the coding sequence ATGAACGCAAACGAACAGCGCAGATTGCTCGGGCAGTTCGTCCGCTCGCATCGTGAGCGCACGGCCCCGGATCTGGTCGGCCGCCGTCGCCGGACCCCGGGCCTCCGGCGCGAGGAACTGGCCGCGCGCGCGGGCATCGGCACGACCTGGTGCGCCTGGATCGAGCAGGGCCGCGATATCAGCGTGTCGGCCGAGACGCTGGCCCGGCTCGCGGCGGCGCTCGCGCTGACCCCGGCGGAGCGGGCCTACCTGTTCGAGTTGGCCGGGCGGCGCGATCCCGCCGCTCCGCAACCGCTCTCGACCTCGGCGGCGCCGGAAGCGGTGTTGGGAGTCGTCGAGGCGCTGCCCTATCCGGCCTATGGCCTCGACCGGTTGTGGAATGCCTGCTGCTGGAACGGCGCTGCCGAAAAATTGTTCGCCGGTTGGCTGGGCCAGGGATGCCAGCGCAACCTGCTGCGCTACACTTTCACCGTACCCTCGGCCCGCGACCTCCTGCCCGATTGGGAACAGCGGGCACGGCGCGTGCTAGCGGAATTCCGCGCCGATTGCGCCCGGATGCTCGACGAGCCCGCGCTGGACAATCTCGTCCAGCAATTGCGCCATGAATCCGCCCTGTTCGCAAATGAATGGGAAGCGCAGACCGTGATGGCGCGCGAAGGCGGCCTGCGAACCTTCGTGCATCCCGAAGACGGGTGCCTCAGCTATGCTCAGCACACCTTCAGCCCGGCGGAGCGGCCGGATTACAAGCTGGTTGTTTTGGCGCCTTGCCCGGATGGGCGAGGCTGA
- a CDS encoding methyltransferase domain-containing protein: protein MTRPHDAIVEDQFGAQAKAYVASPVHAAGEDLDEVAAIAEREKPGRAADLGAGGGHVAYRLAAHARSVTAIDLSQKMLEAIRETARQRGLQNIETCVAAAEDLPFEDASFDMLACRFSAHHWRDLDAGLREARRILKPGSTAMFIDVVSPAHPVFDTHLQAVELLRDPSHVRDYSEAEWMAALARAGFRVRGTRKRRLRMDYPSWVDRMRTSEAHRAAIRSLQQWASADTAAYFAIEPDGSFSIDTLQVEVSTCRARSL, encoded by the coding sequence ATGACCCGTCCTCACGACGCAATTGTTGAAGATCAATTCGGTGCCCAGGCGAAGGCCTATGTCGCAAGCCCGGTTCATGCAGCGGGGGAAGACCTCGACGAGGTGGCGGCGATCGCCGAGCGCGAAAAGCCGGGACGCGCGGCGGATCTGGGGGCTGGCGGTGGCCATGTCGCCTATCGGCTGGCAGCGCACGCGCGCAGCGTCACCGCGATCGATCTTTCGCAAAAGATGCTGGAAGCGATTCGCGAAACCGCGCGGCAACGCGGCTTGCAGAATATCGAAACCTGCGTAGCGGCGGCCGAAGACCTGCCGTTCGAAGACGCCTCGTTCGACATGCTCGCCTGCCGGTTTTCCGCGCATCACTGGCGCGACCTCGACGCCGGGCTGCGCGAGGCACGGCGCATCCTGAAGCCTGGCTCGACCGCGATGTTCATCGATGTGGTGTCGCCCGCGCATCCGGTGTTCGACACGCATCTGCAGGCGGTCGAGCTGTTGCGCGATCCGTCCCATGTCCGGGACTATTCCGAAGCGGAATGGATGGCGGCGCTGGCCCGCGCGGGCTTCAGGGTCCGCGGCACCCGCAAACGCCGCTTGCGGATGGATTACCCGTCGTGGGTCGATCGCATGCGGACTTCCGAGGCACATCGCGCGGCGATCCGCTCGCTGCAGCAATGGGCCTCGGCGGATACCGCGGCCTATTTTGCGATCGAGCCCGATGGGTCGTTTTCGATCGACACCTTGCAGGTGGAAGTATCGACGTGCCGCGCGCGGTCGCTGTGA
- a CDS encoding TetR family transcriptional regulator C-terminal domain-containing protein, with protein sequence MTQKTASKRQHPDDRRKELLDAAKACLARLGPRATTGREICRQAGVSHGLLRHYFDNADTLLRETYRTMCDEFLTRFEQELAAPSTDPWETMDRFFAVLFSEEWASSDMLGAWAAFWTLVHSREDIAEVGESYNRRLSVLLDRALALLPRDPAGIARADAAAILSAVMDGLWLDYCLSPTRLTRERAFQLYRITLRRIAPR encoded by the coding sequence GTGACACAGAAGACCGCCAGCAAGCGCCAGCATCCGGACGACCGCCGCAAGGAACTGCTCGATGCGGCCAAGGCCTGCCTCGCGCGGCTCGGCCCGCGTGCCACCACCGGGCGCGAGATCTGCCGACAGGCCGGGGTCTCGCACGGGCTGCTGCGGCATTATTTCGACAATGCCGATACCCTCCTGCGCGAAACCTATCGTACCATGTGCGACGAGTTCCTCACCCGCTTCGAACAGGAACTGGCCGCACCCTCCACCGATCCGTGGGAAACGATGGACCGCTTTTTCGCGGTGCTGTTCTCCGAGGAATGGGCGAGCTCCGACATGCTCGGTGCCTGGGCGGCATTCTGGACCCTGGTCCACAGCCGCGAGGACATTGCCGAAGTCGGCGAGAGCTACAACCGCCGGCTGAGCGTATTGCTCGACCGGGCGCTGGCGCTGCTTCCGCGGGATCCCGCCGGGATTGCGCGCGCGGATGCGGCCGCGATCCTGTCGGCGGTGATGGACGGACTATGGCTCGACTATTGCCTCTCCCCCACCCGCCTCACGCGCGAGCGGGCGTTCCAGCTCTACCGCATCACCCTGCGCCGCATCGCCCCGCGCTGA
- a CDS encoding APC family permease encodes MSDDKAALTHPPRVMGFGDLVLFYVVTGVSLRWIATAAAAGPSSIVIWGGALLCFYIPLVAAVIELSSRYPQEGGLYIWTRQAFGPFIGFMVGWSYFTSNLPYFPAVFYFDAGNALYIGGEALQSLHDSPAYFMGFALVALAFITWINLIGLNVGKWMHNIGAIGMWLPALIVIVMGLIAWHRFGSATDFSTQSITPSTQIKDMIFWASLAFALSGSEAASFLGGEIKDARRTIPRALLCAGLIIAACYVLGTLAVLLAIQPGEVNTLQGLIQAGALTAQKLEMVWIVAPLALLITIGNLGAASGFLTAAARIPFVIGIDKSLPAAFGKTHPRWGTPYVALLLQGGLGAVFIVLSQAGTGVKGAYDVLVSMGIIAAFIPFAMVFLSLIRLQREPAGEEVSRLPGGRPVAILLGCVGLATTLCAIALAVFPAPDEANKPLAVFKIIGMTAVLLGAGASVYALSRRRTKNQASE; translated from the coding sequence ATGAGCGACGACAAGGCCGCCCTCACCCACCCACCCCGCGTGATGGGCTTCGGCGATCTTGTGCTGTTCTACGTGGTCACCGGCGTCAGTCTGCGCTGGATCGCGACCGCCGCCGCCGCGGGACCAAGTTCCATCGTGATATGGGGCGGCGCGCTGCTGTGTTTCTACATCCCGCTGGTCGCCGCCGTGATCGAGCTGTCGAGCCGCTACCCGCAGGAAGGCGGGCTCTATATCTGGACCCGCCAGGCGTTCGGGCCGTTCATCGGCTTCATGGTCGGGTGGAGCTATTTCACCAGCAACCTGCCCTACTTCCCGGCGGTGTTCTACTTCGACGCGGGCAACGCGCTCTACATCGGGGGCGAGGCGCTGCAGAGCCTGCACGACAGCCCGGCCTATTTCATGGGCTTCGCACTGGTCGCGCTCGCCTTCATCACCTGGATCAATCTGATCGGGCTCAACGTCGGCAAGTGGATGCACAATATCGGTGCGATCGGCATGTGGCTGCCCGCGCTGATCGTGATCGTGATGGGGCTGATCGCATGGCACCGTTTCGGCTCGGCGACCGATTTCAGCACGCAGAGCATAACCCCGAGCACTCAGATCAAGGACATGATCTTCTGGGCCTCGCTCGCCTTCGCGCTGTCGGGCAGCGAGGCGGCCTCCTTCCTCGGCGGCGAGATCAAGGATGCCCGCCGCACGATCCCGCGCGCGCTGCTGTGCGCCGGGCTGATCATCGCCGCCTGCTACGTGCTCGGCACGCTGGCGGTGCTGCTCGCGATCCAGCCGGGCGAGGTGAACACGCTGCAGGGGCTTATCCAGGCCGGCGCGCTGACCGCGCAAAAGCTCGAGATGGTGTGGATCGTGGCCCCGCTGGCGCTGCTGATCACGATCGGCAATCTCGGCGCGGCGAGCGGATTTCTTACCGCCGCCGCGCGCATTCCATTCGTGATCGGGATCGACAAGTCGCTCCCCGCGGCCTTCGGCAAAACCCACCCGCGCTGGGGCACGCCTTATGTCGCGCTACTACTGCAGGGCGGGCTTGGCGCGGTGTTCATCGTGCTGAGCCAGGCGGGCACCGGGGTCAAAGGCGCCTACGATGTGCTGGTGAGCATGGGGATCATCGCCGCCTTCATTCCCTTCGCGATGGTGTTCCTCTCGCTGATCCGGCTGCAACGGGAACCCGCGGGCGAAGAGGTTTCGCGCCTGCCCGGCGGGCGGCCGGTGGCGATCCTGCTCGGCTGCGTCGGCCTCGCGACCACGCTCTGTGCGATTGCGCTCGCGGTGTTTCCGGCGCCGGACGAGGCCAACAAGCCACTTGCGGTATTCAAGATCATCGGCATGACGGCGGTCCTGCTCGGCGCGGGGGCGAGCGTCTATGCGCTATCCCGCCGCCGGACAAAGAACCAGGCATCAGAGTGA
- a CDS encoding NAD(P)/FAD-dependent oxidoreductase, producing the protein MTVLVLERRGIVGGACVTEEVSPGHRVSFTSYFASMLMPTVIHDLNLAKYGLRMVGSDPLLATALEPGTIIRWWADPDRTAEEIAAINPKDAKAFFRVEKELKQLAAYLQPFFLEPPPDLAAKGTAKLREAWRLLTRFRRLKGSETAQLMEFLTGSLGDYLDRHFESDAVKRLFLSNNVYGKHGGPYEAGSAVGLLFHLLSGGDDPENGAVQGFAGHVIGGMGAITQALAASGREHGAKIVTDAPVARIVVEGGSAIGVELESGEMIHAATVLSNADPKRTFLSLIEPEHLPEDFRRDIAAIKMAGPSAKLNLALTREPTVLGRDPAADPRERSLLTIVPTLEGAQRIADACRRGEISDELWIDCVIPSLVDGTLCPPGKAMMTCFIQYVPYGLANGTWYERREELGDSVVRQIARHMPDLPELIEGRVVLTPLDLERTYGLTEGNIFHGDLTLGQLFSMRPVPEFSQYRTPVKGLYLCGAGAHPGGGVTGAPGHNAAKQVLRDRKRR; encoded by the coding sequence TTGACGGTGCTGGTGCTCGAGCGGCGCGGAATTGTCGGCGGGGCCTGCGTGACGGAGGAAGTGAGCCCCGGTCACCGCGTGTCCTTCACCTCCTACTTTGCGTCGATGTTGATGCCGACCGTAATCCACGACCTCAATCTCGCGAAATACGGCCTCCGCATGGTCGGCAGTGACCCTCTGCTTGCGACCGCGCTCGAACCCGGCACGATCATTCGCTGGTGGGCCGATCCCGACCGCACGGCCGAGGAAATCGCGGCGATCAATCCGAAGGACGCAAAGGCCTTCTTCAGGGTCGAGAAGGAGTTGAAGCAACTCGCCGCCTATCTCCAGCCGTTCTTCCTCGAACCCCCGCCGGACCTGGCCGCCAAAGGCACCGCCAAGCTGCGCGAGGCGTGGCGCCTGCTCACCCGCTTCCGCCGCCTCAAAGGCAGCGAGACCGCGCAACTCATGGAATTCCTCACCGGCAGCCTCGGCGATTATCTCGACCGTCATTTCGAGAGCGACGCGGTCAAGCGCCTGTTCCTGTCGAACAATGTCTACGGCAAGCACGGCGGACCTTACGAGGCCGGATCGGCCGTCGGGCTGCTATTCCATCTGCTGTCGGGCGGCGACGACCCGGAGAATGGGGCGGTGCAGGGCTTCGCGGGCCATGTGATCGGCGGCATGGGCGCGATCACCCAGGCGCTCGCCGCGAGTGGGCGCGAGCACGGGGCCAAGATCGTCACCGATGCCCCGGTCGCCCGGATCGTGGTCGAGGGCGGCTCCGCCATCGGGGTCGAACTCGAAAGCGGAGAAATGATCCACGCCGCCACGGTGCTCTCGAACGCCGATCCCAAGCGCACCTTCCTGTCGCTGATCGAGCCCGAGCATCTGCCCGAGGATTTCCGCCGTGACATCGCCGCGATCAAGATGGCTGGCCCATCGGCCAAGCTCAATCTCGCCCTCACGCGCGAACCCACCGTGCTTGGCCGCGATCCCGCCGCCGACCCGCGCGAACGCTCGCTGCTGACCATCGTCCCCACCCTCGAAGGAGCGCAGCGGATCGCCGATGCCTGCCGCCGCGGCGAGATCAGCGACGAATTGTGGATCGACTGTGTGATCCCGAGCCTGGTCGACGGGACTTTGTGTCCGCCGGGCAAGGCGATGATGACCTGCTTCATCCAATACGTGCCGTACGGGCTCGCGAACGGCACCTGGTACGAACGGCGCGAGGAACTGGGCGACAGCGTGGTCCGCCAGATCGCCCGCCACATGCCCGACCTGCCCGAATTGATCGAAGGCCGCGTGGTGCTGACCCCGCTCGATCTCGAACGCACCTATGGTCTCACCGAAGGCAATATTTTCCACGGCGACCTCACTCTCGGCCAGCTGTTCTCGATGCGCCCGGTGCCCGAGTTCTCGCAATATCGCACTCCGGTGAAAGGGCTGTATTTGTGCGGCGCCGGCGCGCATCCTGGCGGCGGGGTTACGGGCGCACCGGGGCATAACGCGGCGAAGCAGGTGTTGAGGGATCGGAAGAGACGGTGA
- a CDS encoding aromatic ring-hydroxylating dioxygenase subunit alpha has protein sequence MEQSLPSASYLTDAAWQADRETIFAREWFCAARAEDVAEPGSHVLVNVTGESVLVVRTREGEIRAHYNVCRHRGARLCDAANDAKWGVELNGGVIGNVIRCPYHGWSYGLDGALLAAPNLGGEIDKAEFSLHPVGVAEWGGFVWLNLTPETAPDIAPALHDAPRRLGNYPLEDLRTARTIDYEVQANWKLILENYNECYHCAGVHPELCEIVPEFRANGGMHLDWEAGIPHRDGATTYTGTGTTRRAFFPGLSAEEQIRHKGELIYPNLMFSVSSDHAAAFILWPEAVDRTRIECRFLFHKDEIARADFDPSDAVDFWDLVNRQDWAVCERVQRGMAARVHDHGYYSPLEDYSLDIRRYVADRQGGAGGG, from the coding sequence ATGGAACAATCCCTGCCGAGCGCGTCCTACCTGACCGACGCGGCGTGGCAGGCCGACCGCGAGACGATCTTCGCTCGCGAATGGTTCTGCGCCGCCCGCGCCGAGGATGTCGCCGAGCCGGGCAGCCATGTGCTCGTGAACGTAACCGGCGAGAGCGTCCTCGTCGTCCGCACCCGCGAGGGCGAAATCCGCGCGCATTACAACGTCTGCCGCCACCGCGGCGCGCGGCTGTGCGACGCGGCCAACGACGCGAAATGGGGCGTCGAACTGAACGGCGGAGTGATCGGCAATGTGATCCGCTGCCCGTATCACGGCTGGTCCTACGGGCTCGACGGCGCACTCTTGGCCGCACCGAACCTCGGGGGAGAGATCGACAAGGCGGAGTTCTCCCTGCATCCTGTGGGCGTGGCCGAATGGGGCGGATTCGTCTGGCTCAATCTCACCCCCGAAACCGCGCCCGACATCGCGCCCGCGCTGCACGATGCGCCGCGCCGGCTCGGCAACTACCCGCTGGAGGACCTGCGCACCGCAAGGACCATCGACTACGAGGTCCAGGCCAACTGGAAGCTGATCCTGGAAAATTACAACGAGTGCTATCACTGCGCCGGGGTCCACCCGGAGCTGTGTGAGATCGTCCCCGAATTCCGCGCGAACGGCGGGATGCATCTCGACTGGGAAGCCGGCATCCCGCACCGCGACGGTGCAACCACCTACACCGGCACCGGCACGACCCGCCGGGCGTTCTTCCCCGGCCTGAGCGCGGAGGAGCAGATCCGCCACAAGGGCGAGCTGATCTATCCGAACCTGATGTTCAGCGTCTCCAGCGACCATGCCGCGGCCTTCATCCTGTGGCCCGAAGCGGTGGATCGCACCCGGATCGAATGCCGTTTCCTGTTCCATAAGGACGAGATCGCGCGGGCCGATTTCGATCCATCCGACGCGGTCGATTTCTGGGATCTGGTCAACCGGCAGGACTGGGCGGTGTGCGAACGGGTCCAGCGCGGGATGGCGGCACGGGTGCACGATCACGGCTATTACTCGCCGCTCGAGGACTACAGCCTCGATATCCGCCGCTACGTCGCCGATCGCCAAGGCGGGGCGGGCGGCGGATGA
- the solA gene encoding N-methyl-L-tryptophan oxidase: protein MIKADVVVVGLGAFGAATLYQLARAGVSAVGIDRFAPPHDQGSSHGDTRITRAGVGEGEAYVPFALRSHEIWRELEGETGEQLYLDCGFLVIDGAENAQFHGKSGIGKCSVRAARNAGIPHSVLTPAEAMRAFPRFRLRGHELVYFEPGGGLVFPERCIAAQLSAARRLGARAILNETVASVTPVAGGVEVTTASGLTIAAERAVIAAGGWAPAMVGAPLAPMRLLRQTLHWFEPEDWRLYAPENCPTFIWTHGAEPEASFYGFPAIAGMERRGVKIATEQYTRAIERPEAMERDVAPPETAELFAEHIAGRMAGLKPNALHAAACVYTMAPDGDFVIDHHPDSERITVVSACSGHGFKHSAGAGEFITRLTLGEIAGAIGEFRLARPAFVSG from the coding sequence ATGATCAAGGCCGATGTCGTGGTCGTCGGCCTCGGCGCGTTCGGGGCGGCGACGCTGTACCAGCTGGCGCGTGCGGGCGTCTCGGCGGTCGGGATCGACCGCTTCGCCCCGCCGCATGACCAGGGATCGAGCCACGGCGACACCCGCATCACCCGCGCCGGGGTGGGCGAGGGCGAGGCCTATGTCCCCTTCGCATTGCGCTCGCACGAAATCTGGCGCGAGCTGGAAGGGGAAACGGGGGAGCAGCTCTATCTCGATTGCGGCTTCCTTGTCATCGACGGGGCCGAGAATGCGCAGTTCCACGGCAAGAGCGGGATTGGCAAATGCAGCGTTCGCGCCGCGCGAAACGCCGGCATCCCGCATTCGGTACTGACCCCGGCGGAAGCGATGCGCGCCTTTCCGCGGTTCCGCCTGCGCGGTCATGAGCTGGTCTATTTCGAGCCGGGCGGCGGGCTCGTGTTTCCCGAGCGCTGCATCGCCGCGCAGCTTTCCGCGGCAAGGCGGCTGGGCGCGCGGGCGATCCTCAACGAGACGGTCGCGTCCGTCACTCCGGTTGCAGGCGGGGTCGAGGTCACGACCGCGAGCGGCCTCACCATCGCTGCCGAGCGCGCGGTGATCGCGGCGGGCGGCTGGGCCCCGGCGATGGTCGGCGCGCCGCTCGCGCCGATGCGCCTGCTGCGCCAGACGCTCCACTGGTTCGAGCCCGAGGACTGGCGTCTCTACGCTCCCGAGAACTGCCCGACCTTCATCTGGACCCACGGCGCCGAACCGGAGGCGAGCTTCTACGGCTTTCCGGCCATCGCGGGGATGGAGCGGCGCGGGGTGAAGATCGCGACCGAGCAATATACGCGCGCGATCGAGCGGCCCGAGGCGATGGAGCGCGATGTCGCCCCGCCCGAGACCGCGGAGCTCTTCGCCGAGCACATTGCCGGGCGCATGGCGGGCCTCAAGCCCAACGCGCTCCACGCCGCCGCTTGCGTCTATACTATGGCGCCCGATGGAGATTTCGTGATCGACCATCATCCGGACAGCGAGCGCATCACCGTGGTTTCGGCGTGCTCGGGCCATGGCTTCAAGCATTCCGCCGGCGCGGGCGAATTCATCACCCGGCTGACGCTTGGTGAGATCGCGGGGGCGATCGGAGAGTTCAGGCTGGCGCGGCCGGCGTTCGTATCCGGCTGA